Part of the Spiribacter salinus M19-40 genome, GCCCGGGCTGTGCGGCCAATGCGATGGACGTAATCCTCCGCATCCTGGGGCAGGTCATAGTTAATGACATGGCTGACTTCCGGAATGTGCAGCCCCCGTGCGGCGACATCGGTCGCGACCAGGATGGGCAGATCACCGGACTGGAACTTGCCGAGCAATTGCTCGCGTTTGTTCTGTGGGATATCGCCCGAGATGACGGCTGCCTTGATGTCATTGCCCATCAGATAGCCGGTGACGCGATCTGCATCGCGTTTGGTATTGACGAAAATCAGGGTTCGGGTGGGATCCTGCTGTTGTAGAACACCGAGCAGGAGGCCGATTTTCTCGGTGTTCTCCACATGATAGAGCGTCTGGCGCACACGGTCGGCGGTGATGGTTTCCGACTCGATCTTGATGGATTCGGGCTCGTTCATGTGCTCGTAGGCGAGCTCGCGGACCCGTTCCGATAGCGTGGCCGAGAAGAGCATGTTCAACCGCTTCTCTGGCGGCGGCATGCGGCGCAGCAGATAGCGGATATCGGCGATAAAGCCCATGTCGAACATTCGGTCTGCCTCATCAAGAATGCAGACCTCGATGTTGTCGAGGCTGAAGACGCCTTGCTTGTAGAAATCGATAATCCGCCCGGGCGTGCCGATGAGGATATCCGTGCCACGCTCGAGGGCCTTGCGCTGACTTTCATAGCCGGTGCCGCCATAGATGCAGGCGAAATCCATGCCGGTGAACCAGCCGAGGCGCTCCGCGTCCTTGTGGATCTGCAGTGCGAGCTCCCGGGTGGGAGCGAGGATGATCGCCCAGGGCCCGGTTTTATCCTCGGCGACCGGCGTGGTCATCAGCCGATGCATGCAGGCCAGCAGGAAGGCGGCCGATTTGCCTGTGCCGGTCTTTGCCTGGCCGGCCACATCGCCGCCTTTTAGCGCGATGGGTAGGGCTTCGGCCTGAATCGGCGTGCAGTGCTCGAAGCCGGCCTCTTTCAGGCCGGTCAGCAGCGACTCGTGCAGGTTGAGGGATTCAAAGCGGGTGTCGGAGAGATGATTTTGTTCCATAGCCATTGAGGATACCGGATAAAGCACGTTTTTTCCCCTCGTCTGCCCGAGGTGTAATCCGTACACTATTGGTCCAATTTCGAGAAGGAGTCAGCCATGAGCGACGTTCAGGACAGCATTCGCCAGCAGGTCGAGAGCAATCCCGTACTGCTTTACATGAAAGGCTCACCGCAGTTCCCGCAGTGCGGTTTTTCCATGCGGGCCGCCCAGGCGCTCGCTGGCTGTGGTGTGGAGTTCTCCTACGTCAACGTGCTTGAGGACGAGGGGATCCGGCAGGGCATCAAGGATTACGGCAACTGGCCGACTATTCCGCAGCTCTACGTGAACGGGGAGCTGCTGGGCGGCTGCGACATCATCATGGAGATGTATGAAAGCGGCGATTTACAAAAGGCCGTGACCGAGGCGGCCGGCAGCGAGGCGAGTCAGTCCGACTGAATCAGCCCTGAGTGTCGGTCAGGGCGTCCCAGCGGTTGACGATGGTGCAGAAAAGCTCAGCGGTTTTCTCTGCGTCATAAATGGCTGAATGGGCCTCTCGGGCATCCCAGTCGAGGCCCGCGGCCGCAACCCCGCGGGCCAGGACAGTCTGGCCGTAGGCTAGACCGGAGAGCGTGGCCGTATCGAAGCAAGAGAACGGGTGGAAGGGGTTGCGCTTGATGCCGCAGCGCTCGACCGCTGCGTTTAGAAAACCCAGATCAAACCAGGCGTTGTGGCCCACCAGAACGGCGCGGGTGCAGCCGGTCTGCTTGATCGCCTCCCTAATGGGCTTGAAGAGCATGGGCAGCGCTTCGCTCTCCGGAATAGCCATGCGCAGCGGGTGATCGGGGTCGATGCCATTGAACTCCAGCGACTTCGGGTCCAGGTTGGCGCCTTCAAACGGCTCGACGTGGCTTGTATGGGTCTCGCCAACGTAGAGCGTGCCGTTGTCTTCCATGTGCACCATGACGGCGGCGATCTGCAGCACCGCATCGGTGGCGGCTTTGACACCGCCGGTTTCGATGTCCACCACCACGGGCAGAAACCCGCGGAATCGTTGACTGATCTGTCGGGGTTCCATGGCAGGGTCCTTTAGTTGGCGGATGGCGTGTCGGCGAGTTGCCAGGCGACCTGGCCGCCGGCGCGGAGCGGCACGATGGTCTCGCGCGCATACGGGAGTTCCGCAGGGATGTCCCGTGGCCGGCGCTCTAGCGTGATCACATCCGTATTGCGCGGTAGCCCGTAGAAATCAGCGCCGTGGTGGCTGGCAAAACCCGCCAGGCTGGGTAGCGCATTAACGCTCTCAAAGGCCTCTGCATACAGCTCGATGGCGAGTGGGGCGGTGAATATACCGGCGCAGCCGCAGGCATTTTCCTTGGCGCCTCGGGGATGGGGTGCGCTGTCTGTACCCAGGAAGAATCGCGGGTGCCCGGAGGTGGCAGCCTCGAGCAGGGCCTCACGGTCGCGCTCGCGCTTCAGGATCGGCAGGCAATAGTAATGGGGCCGAATGCCGCCAACGAGTAGATCGTTGCGATTCATTAGCAAATGCTGCGGCGTGATGGTCGCGCCCAGCCGTTCAGGACCTGCGCGGACGAAATCAACCGCGGCTGCCGTTGTCAGGTGCTCAAGGACGACTCGCAGACGGGGATGATCCGCCAGAAGCGGTGCAAGCCGTTCATTCAGAAATGCGGCCTCTCGATCGAAGATATCCGTGTGGTCGTGGGTGACCTCGCCGTGAATGCAGAGCGTGAGGTTCTGCTCGGCGATGGCCGCCAGCGCATCCGCGCAGCGGCTGAGGTCGGTCACGCCGGCATCCGAGTGCGTGGTTGCCCCGGCCGGATAAAGCTTCACGGCATGAATGCAGCCACTGGCCGCTGCCTTTTCGATTTCAGCCGGTGGCGTGTTATCCGTGAGATAGAGCGTCATCAGAGGTTCGAACGCGCTATTCGCCGGGCGAGCCAATAGAATGCGGTCGCGATAGGCCTCGGCGGCTGCGGTCGTTGTGATCGGTGGCGTCAGATTCGGCATGATGATGGCCCGGGCGAATCGCTCGGCGCTCCAGGGCACGACATGCTCAAGGACTGGGCCATCGCGCAGATGCAAATGCCAGTCATCAGGCCGGGTGATTGTGAGCCGTTCCATGTCTGCATTGTAGCAGGGCACCGCTCGCGCGGGCGCCGCCTTGATTATCCCCGCCGGCACGTCGATCATTGCCGGTTTAACACGCCCCGAAACCTGACCATGCGAGAGTGCGATTCATGAGTGATATCAAAAAGGTGGTTCTAGCCTATTCTGGCGGGCTGGATACCTCGGTGATCCTGCAATGGCTGCGTGATCATTATCAGTGCGAGGTCGTGACCTTCACCGCTGATCTGGGACAGGGCGAGGAGCTGGAGCCTGCCCGGGTTAAAGCCCAGGCGCTCGGTGTTGAAGAGATTTACATCGATGACCTGCGCGAGGAGTTTGTGCGGGATTTCGTTTTTCCGATGTTTCGCGCCAATGCGCTGTACGAGGGGGAGTACCTGCTCGGCACGTCGATTGCCCGGCCGTTAATCGCCAAACGCCAGATCGAGATCGCTCGGGCAACGGGTGCAGACGCGGTTTGTCACGGTGCCACCGGCAAGGGCAACGACCAGGTGCGCTTCGAGCTCGGCTATTACGGCCTTGAGCCGGGCATTCATGTGATTGCTCCCTGGCGGGAGTGGGACTTGAACTCGCGTGAGCGCCTGCTGGCCTATGCCGAGGAACACGGGATCTCGATCGAGGGTAAGCAGGCAGGCGGCGGTTCACCGTATTCAATGGATGCCAATCTGCTGCACATCTCCTACGAAGGCGGTGTGCTTGAAGACACCTGGACACCGGCGGAAGAGTCCATGTGGCGCTGGAGTGTCTCGCCGGAGGCCGCGCCCGATGCCCCCGAGGTGATCGATCTGGCGTTCCGCGGTGGTGATCCTGTGGCCATCAATGGTCAAGCACTCGCGCCCCACGACCTGCTCGCCCGGTTGAATCAGCTCGGGGGCGAGCACGGCATTGGCCGGGTCGACATTGTCGAGAACCGGTACGTCGGCATGAAGTCGCGGGGCTGTTACGAGACCCCCGGTGGGACCATTTTGTTGCGGGCTCGTCGAGCCATTGAGTCAATAACACTCGACCGCGAGTCGGCTCATCTGAAAGACGAGCTCATGCCCCGCTACGCCTCATTAATCTACAACGGTTATTGGTGGAGCCCGGAGCGCGAGGCCCTGCAGGCGCTAATCGATAACACCCAGGGGCCGGTTAATGGCGTTGTGCGACTGAAGCTCTACAAAGGCAATGTCATTGTCATCGGGCGGCGTTCCGAGACGGACAGCCTGTTTGACGACAGTATTGCCACCTTTGAGGACGACGCCGGTGCCTACGATCAGCAGGACGCCGAGGGCTTTATCAAGCTGAATGCCCTGCGACTGCGCCTCGCGGCTCGGCGCGGGGAGCACAAAGACCGCTAAAACCGGTTGACCCTGCTTTGACGCGAGCATACGTTGGAATAGTTTCAAACTAGAAGGAAGCGGCATGCGCACTTGGCGGCAGATCCGGCCTGGCTTGCTCGGCCTCGCCTTGCTTGGCGTGGTCGTCAGCGCGGCGGCTGTCGATGGGCAGGCCGCCGAGCGCCGCCCCGCCGAGGTGGTTGCCACCACGGGCATGATTGGTGATCTGGCCGAGCGATTGGGCGGTGAGTGCTTCGCTGTGCACACGCTGATGGGCCCTGGCGTCGATCCGCATCAGTATCGTCCGGCCGCGCAAGATGTTGGGCGCTTCCAGCGCGCCGAACTGATTCTCTACAACGGCTTCGGCCTGGAAGGTCAGCTCGGCTCAGTGCTTGGGCGGCTTGGCAGCATGATGCCGACCCTGGCTGTCGCAGAGGAAGCAGCGGAGGCGGCGAACTCTGCAGGCCACGCTGGGGCAGTTATCCGCGCGGGGGACGAGGGTAGCGCGCCCGATCCCCATTTGTGGATGGACGTCGGGCTGTGGCGGAGTGCGATCGACCCAGTGGCCAGCCAACTTGGGGCGGTTCGACCAGACTGTCGCGATGCCATCGCAACGCGAGCAGCCGTGCTTGAGCAGCGCTTCAGCGCGCTTGACCAGTGGATCAGGCAAGCCGTGCGCAGCATCCCGGAGCCGCGCCGAGTACTCGTCACAGCCCATGATGCGTTTGCCTATTATGGGCGTGCCTATGCTATCGACGTGCGTGGAATTCAGGGCGTGAGCACCACCGCCGAGGCCGGTGTGGCGGACATCCGCGACACCGCAGCATTGCTGGTTGAGCGCGATGTGCCCGCTATTTTTATTGAAAGCACGATTAACCCGCGAACCGTCCAGGCCGTACGCTCGGCAGCGGCGAGTGACGGCCATGAGATTGCCCTGGGCGGCCGTCTTTATGGTGATGCGCTCGGCGAAGCCGACGGGCCAGCGGGAGACTACCTGGGGATGATGCGCACCAATACCCGCCGCATCGTCGAGGCGCTGGGAGGCCGCGTGGTTGATGAGGGATAAGTCGGCCAATCGTCCGCCGCTGCACGAGCCGGATCTTGCCCTTCACGTGGAGGATCTGACCGTTACCTATGGCGAGCGCCCGGCGTTGTGGGACATCGATCTGGATATCCCGCCTGGCGTGCTGGCCGGGATCATTGGGCCGAATGGTGCGGGCAAAAGCACCCTGATTCGCGCCATTCTGGACCTGGTTCGTCGCTCCGCGGGCCATGTTCGCCTATTTGGGCACCCGTATCGGGCGCAGCGCCTGCGCGTGGGGTATGTGCCTCAACGCAGTAGTGTCGATTGGGAATTTCCGACCAGTGCGCTTGATGTGGTGACCATGGGCCTCTATGGGGAATTGGGGTGGTGGCGGCGACCGGGTCGGTCCGAGCGCGATCGGGCCCTGCGTGCCCTCGAGCAAGTCGGGTTGGAAGGCCTGGCCGATCGCCAGATCAGTGAGCTTTCG contains:
- a CDS encoding DEAD/DEAH box helicase, with protein sequence MAMEQNHLSDTRFESLNLHESLLTGLKEAGFEHCTPIQAEALPIALKGGDVAGQAKTGTGKSAAFLLACMHRLMTTPVAEDKTGPWAIILAPTRELALQIHKDAERLGWFTGMDFACIYGGTGYESQRKALERGTDILIGTPGRIIDFYKQGVFSLDNIEVCILDEADRMFDMGFIADIRYLLRRMPPPEKRLNMLFSATLSERVRELAYEHMNEPESIKIESETITADRVRQTLYHVENTEKIGLLLGVLQQQDPTRTLIFVNTKRDADRVTGYLMGNDIKAAVISGDIPQNKREQLLGKFQSGDLPILVATDVAARGLHIPEVSHVINYDLPQDAEDYVHRIGRTARAGAAGEAISFACESYVYSLPDIEKYIDQKIPSEMAPPDLIATDIKAPARMDNRRSTGGNRRGSGGGNNRRPSSSSQS
- the grxD gene encoding Grx4 family monothiol glutaredoxin, which encodes MSDVQDSIRQQVESNPVLLYMKGSPQFPQCGFSMRAAQALAGCGVEFSYVNVLEDEGIRQGIKDYGNWPTIPQLYVNGELLGGCDIIMEMYESGDLQKAVTEAAGSEASQSD
- a CDS encoding argininosuccinate synthase gives rise to the protein MSDIKKVVLAYSGGLDTSVILQWLRDHYQCEVVTFTADLGQGEELEPARVKAQALGVEEIYIDDLREEFVRDFVFPMFRANALYEGEYLLGTSIARPLIAKRQIEIARATGADAVCHGATGKGNDQVRFELGYYGLEPGIHVIAPWREWDLNSRERLLAYAEEHGISIEGKQAGGGSPYSMDANLLHISYEGGVLEDTWTPAEESMWRWSVSPEAAPDAPEVIDLAFRGGDPVAINGQALAPHDLLARLNQLGGEHGIGRVDIVENRYVGMKSRGCYETPGGTILLRARRAIESITLDRESAHLKDELMPRYASLIYNGYWWSPEREALQALIDNTQGPVNGVVRLKLYKGNVIVIGRRSETDSLFDDSIATFEDDAGAYDQQDAEGFIKLNALRLRLAARRGEHKDR
- a CDS encoding metal ABC transporter ATP-binding protein, yielding MRDKSANRPPLHEPDLALHVEDLTVTYGERPALWDIDLDIPPGVLAGIIGPNGAGKSTLIRAILDLVRRSAGHVRLFGHPYRAQRLRVGYVPQRSSVDWEFPTSALDVVTMGLYGELGWWRRPGRSERDRALRALEQVGLEGLADRQISELSGGQQQRVFIARALVQQADIYFLDEPMAGVDATTERAIIDLLRELRDAGRTAIVVHHDLQTVRSYFDWLILMNRRVIAQGPVEKVYTADNLRRTYGGQVALLDTGHDPAAL
- the pyrC gene encoding dihydroorotase; translated protein: MERLTITRPDDWHLHLRDGPVLEHVVPWSAERFARAIIMPNLTPPITTTAAAEAYRDRILLARPANSAFEPLMTLYLTDNTPPAEIEKAAASGCIHAVKLYPAGATTHSDAGVTDLSRCADALAAIAEQNLTLCIHGEVTHDHTDIFDREAAFLNERLAPLLADHPRLRVVLEHLTTAAAVDFVRAGPERLGATITPQHLLMNRNDLLVGGIRPHYYCLPILKRERDREALLEAATSGHPRFFLGTDSAPHPRGAKENACGCAGIFTAPLAIELYAEAFESVNALPSLAGFASHHGADFYGLPRNTDVITLERRPRDIPAELPYARETIVPLRAGGQVAWQLADTPSAN
- a CDS encoding metal ABC transporter solute-binding protein, Zn/Mn family — protein: MRTWRQIRPGLLGLALLGVVVSAAAVDGQAAERRPAEVVATTGMIGDLAERLGGECFAVHTLMGPGVDPHQYRPAAQDVGRFQRAELILYNGFGLEGQLGSVLGRLGSMMPTLAVAEEAAEAANSAGHAGAVIRAGDEGSAPDPHLWMDVGLWRSAIDPVASQLGAVRPDCRDAIATRAAVLEQRFSALDQWIRQAVRSIPEPRRVLVTAHDAFAYYGRAYAIDVRGIQGVSTTAEAGVADIRDTAALLVERDVPAIFIESTINPRTVQAVRSAAASDGHEIALGGRLYGDALGEADGPAGDYLGMMRTNTRRIVEALGGRVVDEG
- the rnt gene encoding ribonuclease T, whose product is MEPRQISQRFRGFLPVVVDIETGGVKAATDAVLQIAAVMVHMEDNGTLYVGETHTSHVEPFEGANLDPKSLEFNGIDPDHPLRMAIPESEALPMLFKPIREAIKQTGCTRAVLVGHNAWFDLGFLNAAVERCGIKRNPFHPFSCFDTATLSGLAYGQTVLARGVAAAGLDWDAREAHSAIYDAEKTAELFCTIVNRWDALTDTQG